The Vibrio aphrogenes genomic interval CTCTTTACCAGCATCTTCGACAGCAAGCACATCATCGAATAATAAGTCATGGCAATTAGAAGGGGTAAGATGAGTTAACGCTCGACGTGGACGATGGACCAGTACTCTACGCAGTTGTCCAATTTCAGAACCTACATATAAATTACTCATTTTTATTTTCCTCTTTTTATTATTACAGCAAGGGTAATTAATTGGATTTAATTAATTTATGAATCTCTTATTTATTTTCTTATTTAATTTCTATGTGGTTAATATTAATCTTCCACCCTCTTAAATCTTAGATCTGTGTCACACTTTTTTGTGTAAATTCACTTAACTATTTGTTTTCAAATGATTTTATGCTAGGTGTTGATTTTATATTTAAGGATGATTTCTGGATGTTTATGCGCATTATTTTATGATTTAAAGGGATTTTATAGTGATTCGTGAAAGTTTATTCTTTTTGATGATTTTGCGTTTTTCTATAAATATTCATTCATATTGAGTTTGTATCGTTATTTTGCTTTTTATTATGTTTTAAATTTTTATTTATTGGTCTTTTATCACATTTGAATTATTTATTATGTTAATGATTTGTTTTTTATAAAATGAAAAAAAGCCAGGAATTATCCTGGCTTTTAAATATTATTGAAAAGTGATTTGCTATTACAGCATAGAGCTAATACTTAAAGTGATCATGATCATTAAACATAACCAGAATAAAAGTGGCATAACCCATTTGACCCAGCGTAAGTAAGGCACTCTTGAAATAGCCAGACCTCCCATCACGACAGCAGAAGTCGGGGTTACGAGGTTTACTAGGCCGGAAGCAGATTGATAAGCGGTCACCACCAGATCTCGTCCTACGCCAGCAAAGTCAGCCAAAGGAGCCATAATCGGCATTGTTAACACCGCTAAACCAGAAGAAGACGGAACAAGGAAAGACAGTAAAATCTCTAAGAGGTACACAACATTAATGAAAATAATAGAAGATAAGCCAGAGACTGCTTCTTCTGCTAGATGCAAAATAGTATCTGTGACCCCACCCGCGTCCATTACGACAACGATACCGCGTGCAATCCCGATAATCAGAGCAACCCCAAGTAGATCTCGAGCCCCATCGATAAAGTTGCTGGTCAGTTCTTCTTCGCTTAATCGGCCGACTAAACCTATGATGATAGACGCACCTAAGAACAAGGCTGATAGCTCAGCCATCCACCATCCTGACACCGATACACCGTAAATCATGATGCCAAAGGCTAAGGTGAAGATGGCTAAAATGATTTTTCGTTTTGGAGTGAACTCTAGGTCTTCTTCGCCTTTATTGCCTAAGAAAAAGCGTTTATTTTCTTCCGCTTTATCGTAAACCAATGATTTTGTTGGGTCGTTTCTGACGGCACGAGCATAACGCATGACATAAAAGACACACAGCGCCCAACCGAGAACTAAGATAATTGCGCGCACCACAATACCATCAGTAAAGGCAATGCCAGCTGCGTCTGCTGCGATAACCGTCGCAAAAGGGTTCATTAATGAGCCTAGCGTACCGATACCCGCACCGAGTAACACAGTCGCAGCCGAAACAACGGAGTCAAAGCGAGCTCCCATCATGACTGGAACCAATAATGTGTAGAAAGGGAGTGATTCTTCAGCCATACCATAAACCGTACCACCTAATGCAAATAAGAACATTAGGATAGGGATCATCATTTCTTCTTTCCCTTTGAGGCGGCTGGTGACTTTTTGAATCCCCGCATCAATCGCTCCGGTGGAATTGACTAGGCCTAAAAAGCCACCAATCACCAAAATGAAGAGTGAGACATCAATGGCATTGGCTTCATAGGTGCTGCTGTTATAAAAGCCGTTAATTGGAGCCATTAACACATCTACGATACCTTGAGGGGTACTTTCCGTTGGATGGTAAGTACCGGCAATAGGCACCTCTTTCCCTAAATCTTCATTAATGACGCGATCATATTGGCCTGATGGAACAACCCAAGTTAATCCCGCAACTAAAGCAATGAGAATAAATAAAATTGTGTAGGCTGAGGGGAATTTAAATCCACCTTTCTTTTCTTCTATATTATCCGGATGGGCAGTTTGTGATGACATAATATCTCCTTACACAATACGAATTAAATTAATATATATGTAATTTTATGAATATAAATTAAGGTTGTTTTTAATTATTAGAATTATAGGTGTTGAATTTTTTAATCTTTTTTATGTTATTTTTCTATGAAGAGTTGTGCTTTGTGCTAGATCACAAAAAAAATCAAGGTTAAATGGTTGTTTAAATAGTTACCGTGGTGTAATTGATATTATCTCGTTTTTATTGAAATAAAATTCTTCGAAAATGAATTATTCTTAAATTTAAGCCATTATTTATTTGATATAAATATTAATAAGAAATTTTATGCAAAGTGAAGAAAATAACATCAATTAATTTTCCCGCTAGATTGTGATCTGTATCACTCTAGTGAGTTGCGAAATAAAACAGGGACTGAAGGTGCGATAGATGGCTAAATGGAATCTTCACGGCAGGTAAATGTTCATTAAATAATAAAAAAGTAATCGGAATGTAATTAAACTCAGAGGAATAAGGTAGATTTGATCACGAATTGAGATCAACAAGTTACGCTTTGATCACGAACTGACAACTTATCGATTCATTTTTAATGATAAGCGTCATTAAAATAGCAACATAATT includes:
- a CDS encoding YfcC family protein: MSSQTAHPDNIEEKKGGFKFPSAYTILFILIALVAGLTWVVPSGQYDRVINEDLGKEVPIAGTYHPTESTPQGIVDVLMAPINGFYNSSTYEANAIDVSLFILVIGGFLGLVNSTGAIDAGIQKVTSRLKGKEEMMIPILMFLFALGGTVYGMAEESLPFYTLLVPVMMGARFDSVVSAATVLLGAGIGTLGSLMNPFATVIAADAAGIAFTDGIVVRAIILVLGWALCVFYVMRYARAVRNDPTKSLVYDKAEENKRFFLGNKGEEDLEFTPKRKIILAIFTLAFGIMIYGVSVSGWWMAELSALFLGASIIIGLVGRLSEEELTSNFIDGARDLLGVALIIGIARGIVVVMDAGGVTDTILHLAEEAVSGLSSIIFINVVYLLEILLSFLVPSSSGLAVLTMPIMAPLADFAGVGRDLVVTAYQSASGLVNLVTPTSAVVMGGLAISRVPYLRWVKWVMPLLFWLCLMIMITLSISSML